Proteins found in one Nitratiruptor sp. SB155-2 genomic segment:
- a CDS encoding AEC family transporter, which produces MIGTLVSIGAIYIFIVLGYFAKYVFKEKIHDKTLVIFSVYIFQPFLALWGILQKPINFDLAMAPVIFFTISSVIILINILLAKRLFSSLQDRSIFTVASVIGNTGNLGVPLGIAIFGEASVPYTTLINLANVIIVYTFGVYFYSRGNFNVKDSILNIIKLPVLWFTALAVILNLLQYHPSPSIDKSLQMGAYTSMVVQLLIFGIYLYSVHLKTIDLKLISSITLIKFVFIPLIAFFILSALPIEPFTKGVLFMELMMPLAVANVNLAALYECKSTQVTAAVFVTSLLFLILIFFYLPLLHHLWQQ; this is translated from the coding sequence TTTTAGGATATTTTGCAAAATACGTTTTTAAAGAGAAAATCCACGACAAAACGCTTGTGATTTTTTCCGTTTATATCTTTCAACCCTTTCTTGCCCTTTGGGGTATCTTGCAAAAACCGATCAATTTTGATTTGGCCATGGCACCAGTTATCTTTTTTACCATCTCTTCTGTAATTATCCTAATTAATATCCTTTTAGCAAAAAGACTCTTCTCCTCTTTGCAAGATCGATCGATCTTTACAGTAGCAAGTGTGATAGGAAATACCGGAAATCTTGGTGTTCCTCTGGGTATTGCCATTTTTGGCGAGGCTTCCGTACCCTATACAACACTCATTAATCTTGCCAATGTGATCATTGTCTATACCTTTGGAGTCTACTTCTATTCCAGAGGAAATTTCAATGTCAAAGACTCCATTCTCAATATCATCAAACTCCCTGTACTTTGGTTTACTGCACTTGCAGTCATACTCAATCTTTTGCAGTATCACCCCTCCCCATCCATCGACAAATCTTTGCAGATGGGCGCGTATACGAGTATGGTGGTCCAACTGCTCATTTTTGGCATCTATCTTTATTCAGTGCATCTCAAAACCATCGACTTGAAACTCATAAGCTCTATTACATTAATCAAATTCGTTTTCATTCCCTTGATTGCCTTTTTCATCTTGTCTGCTTTACCAATCGAACCTTTTACAAAAGGGGTTCTTTTTATGGAACTCATGATGCCTTTGGCAGTTGCCAACGTCAATCTGGCAGCTCTTTATGAATGTAAATCAACGCAAGTGACCGCAGCCGTTTTTGTAACATCCCTTCTCTTTTTGATACTCATCTTTTTCTATCTTCCACTCCTGCACCATTTATGGCAACAGTGA
- the surE gene encoding 5'/3'-nucleotidase SurE, translating into MKRILITNDDGFESLGLRALIEALRDIAQLTIVVPANEKSACGHSLTLTKPLRFVEIEDNFYKLEDGTPTDCVYLALSSLYPDGEKPDIIVSGINRGANMGEDITYSGTVAGAMEGAIYDIPSIAISQVCNSNCEETEMEVGYEQAKYVARDLVEKIFQQGWPAGHRRCLNVNVPPTKEFKGYKITRAGYRVYFNQAHLHRNPRGIEYWWLGLHPLDWIPGKERDCDFEAVKEGFVSITPIKADLTAYEEIPKLKSWL; encoded by the coding sequence ATGAAGAGGATTTTAATTACCAACGATGATGGATTTGAATCACTTGGACTTCGTGCACTCATAGAAGCCCTGCGAGATATCGCACAATTAACCATTGTCGTTCCAGCCAATGAAAAGAGTGCATGCGGTCATAGCCTTACCCTTACAAAACCCCTTCGATTCGTGGAAATCGAAGACAATTTCTACAAACTTGAGGATGGTACGCCGACTGATTGCGTATATCTCGCCCTCAGCTCTCTCTATCCTGATGGCGAAAAACCGGATATTATCGTCAGCGGTATCAACAGAGGTGCCAATATGGGAGAGGATATCACCTACTCCGGGACTGTGGCTGGCGCGATGGAGGGAGCAATCTATGATATTCCATCTATCGCCATCTCTCAAGTGTGCAACTCCAACTGTGAAGAGACAGAAATGGAAGTAGGATATGAGCAGGCAAAATATGTCGCTCGCGATTTGGTGGAAAAAATATTTCAGCAAGGCTGGCCAGCAGGTCACAGAAGATGCCTCAATGTCAACGTTCCACCCACAAAAGAGTTCAAAGGATATAAAATTACAAGGGCGGGATACCGAGTCTATTTCAATCAGGCGCACCTGCACAGAAATCCCAGAGGAATCGAGTACTGGTGGCTGGGCCTTCATCCTTTGGATTGGATACCGGGTAAAGAGAGAGATTGCGATTTTGAAGCGGTCAAGGAGGGTTTTGTCTCCATTACTCCGATCAAAGCGGATCTCACAGCCTATGAAGAGATACCAAAATTAAAGAGTTGGCTATGA
- a CDS encoding tRNA threonylcarbamoyladenosine dehydratase, whose translation MRFERCRMLFGKDFEKLQKAKVLILGVGGVGSFALDCLYRSGVHNITIVDFDRYDPTNQNRQIGSEHVGEVKVEVLQKLYPGIEAIDAKIDQKWIENFDFEPYDLVIDAIDDRHAKVALALKVWPKLISSMGSAKRCDPTKIEATTIWKTHGDPFARKIRYELKKAGFKGNYTVIFSPEEPKCKEKGSFVGVTGSFGLAVCSKAIEKIIDAKK comes from the coding sequence ATGAGATTTGAACGTTGTCGGATGCTTTTTGGCAAAGATTTTGAAAAACTGCAAAAAGCAAAAGTGCTCATTTTAGGTGTTGGAGGCGTGGGGAGTTTTGCTTTGGATTGTCTCTATCGAAGTGGCGTGCACAATATAACAATCGTCGATTTTGATAGATACGATCCTACCAATCAAAACAGGCAAATAGGTTCTGAACATGTTGGAGAAGTAAAAGTTGAAGTGCTTCAAAAACTCTATCCGGGTATCGAAGCGATTGATGCGAAAATTGATCAAAAGTGGATCGAAAATTTCGATTTTGAACCCTATGATCTTGTGATTGATGCGATCGATGACAGACATGCAAAAGTGGCACTGGCTCTAAAGGTATGGCCAAAACTCATCTCATCCATGGGAAGTGCAAAAAGATGTGATCCAACAAAAATAGAAGCGACGACTATTTGGAAAACACATGGCGATCCCTTTGCAAGAAAGATTCGATATGAACTGAAAAAGGCCGGCTTTAAAGGAAACTATACCGTGATATTTAGTCCAGAAGAACCAAAATGTAAAGAGAAGGGAAGTTTTGTGGGCGTTACCGGAAGCTTCGGCCTTGCAGTGTGTTCAAAAGCGATAGAGAAAATCATCGATGCAAAAAAATAA
- a CDS encoding SPOR domain-containing protein, producing MRIIFVIFLSCIHIFAGWCIIHSTQKEIHGDEDRRFFKKYRLGVIYQHNNWYKFVSGPYKNLKEAKKFLHQTKKNYPTAYLRSCKKLKGADAKKIIFLHR from the coding sequence ATGCGTATCATATTTGTTATCTTTTTATCATGTATACATATATTTGCAGGATGGTGTATTATCCATTCTACACAAAAAGAGATTCATGGAGATGAAGATAGGCGTTTTTTCAAAAAATACAGGCTGGGCGTAATATATCAGCACAATAACTGGTACAAGTTTGTATCAGGACCATATAAAAACTTGAAAGAAGCAAAAAAGTTTTTACATCAAACAAAGAAGAATTATCCAACGGCGTATTTGCGTTCCTGTAAGAAGCTAAAAGGAGCTGATGCAAAAAAGATTATTTTTTTGCATCGATGA
- a CDS encoding pilus assembly FimT family protein: protein MVKRDAFTLYELIIVIVTIGILAAVAIPRLKTNTLQEETMQVVDFIRYTQHLAMVDDKYDPSDPNWQQKAWCIQVNENNLSIFSGNVYAKDPITNKEITGGLKDNSNRDFQITLSPHTTICFDELGRPYQSNNNDIKYNHLLRNILKITASYEGKEINISIQPETGFVSLQ from the coding sequence ATGGTTAAAAGAGACGCGTTTACACTATACGAACTCATTATTGTCATTGTCACGATTGGCATATTGGCTGCTGTGGCGATTCCAAGACTTAAAACAAATACGCTACAAGAAGAGACAATGCAAGTAGTGGATTTTATTCGTTATACTCAACATCTTGCTATGGTTGATGATAAATACGATCCTTCAGACCCTAACTGGCAACAGAAAGCTTGGTGCATTCAAGTCAATGAGAATAATCTCTCAATTTTTAGCGGAAACGTTTATGCAAAAGACCCTATAACAAATAAGGAAATTACCGGAGGATTAAAAGACAATTCAAACAGGGATTTTCAAATCACCCTTTCTCCTCACACTACAATATGCTTTGATGAACTAGGAAGGCCCTATCAATCCAATAATAATGATATCAAATACAACCATCTCCTACGAAATATTCTCAAAATCACAGCTAGCTATGAAGGAAAAGAGATAAATATTTCCATCCAGCCCGAAACGGGTTTTGTATCTTTGCAATGA